Proteins from one Scleropages formosus chromosome 14, fSclFor1.1, whole genome shotgun sequence genomic window:
- the LOC108928991 gene encoding hypoxanthine-guanine phosphoribosyltransferase-like: protein MASSNPCIVISDEEQGYDLDLFCIPKHYASDLERVYIPHGLILDRTERLARQIMKEMGGHHIVALCVLKGGYKFFADLLDYIKALNRNSDRSIPLTVDFIRLKSYCNDQSTGEIKVIGGDDLCTLTGKNVLVVEDIIDTGKTMKTLLDLLKQYNPKMVKVASLLVKRTPKSVGYRPDFVGFEVPDKFVVGYALDYNEYFRDLNHICVISETGKEKYKAGEETGVPL, encoded by the exons ATCAGTGATGAGGAGCAGGGTTATGACCTGGACCTTTTCTGCATTCCCAAACATTACGCCAGTGACTTGGAGAGGGTCTACATTCCACATGGCCTCATCTTGGACAG AACAGAGCGATTGGCACGGCAGATCATGAAGGAGATGGGGGGCCATCATATAGTGGCCCTCTGTGTGCTCAAGGGAGGCTACAAGTTCTTTGCTGACCTTCTGGACTACATCAAGGCCTTGAACCGCAACAGTGACCGCTCCATCCCCCTCACCGTGGACTTCATCCGGCTCAAGAGCTACTGC AATGACCAGTCCACAGGTGAAATCAAAGTCATTGGTGGAGATGACCTCTGTACTTTGACAGGAAAG AATGTCTTAGTTGTGGAG GACATTATCGACACAGGAAAGACCATGAAGACCTTATTAGATCTTCTAAAGCAATACAATCCTAAAATGGTCAAGGTGGCCAG TTTACTTGTGAAGAGGACACCAAAGAGCGTCGGCTACAGACCAGACT TTGTAGGATTTGAAGTCCCTGACAAATTTGTTGTGGGGTATGCGCTGGACTACAACGAATATTTCAGAGATCTAAAT CACATCTGCGTCATTAGTGAAACAGGAAAGGAGAAATACAAGGCAGGAGAAGAGACTGGTGTTCCTCTTTAG